AAGTTGTCAATCGGTTTTAGTATTTTTAGTACTACTCGGTTTCTAATAAGAGCTGTATAAAGCTGATATCCGAGCGGAGCATCGAAATCTCCATGCGCCAGATATACTTTTTTATCTTGGCAGGCTGCTAAAACGGGCTGTTTTTGAATTGGATAGATTTTAATATTGTCAAATACCGCTTGAAGATTAAAATCGTGGTTCCCCTCAAGATAAATAACCTCGATCTCATTAGCTATCTCTTTTAAGAGTGTAATCATCTCAGTGTTATCTTTATAGGTATATTCAATTGAGCCAAAAAGAGCGTCAAAAATATCACCCATCAATATAAGTTGCGTTGGAGAGAGTTCTTTGGAATGGATAGCCTTTATAAATTCTAAAAGCTCAGGACGTGTAGCAGAGTAGTGTGCATCTGAGATAACAAATGCACCCTCTTTGATCTCTAGGTTACGGGACATACGCTATATCTGGAATCCCCGCATCTTCAGCAAGACCCATCATAATATTTGCATTAACAATCGCCTGAGATGAAGCCCCACGCATTAAGTTGTCAATTGCAGAAGAGATAAAGAGCATATTCCCTTTTCTTTTTGCATATATATCACAGAAGTTTGTGCCAGCTACATCTTTCATAGTTGTAGGCACCTTTGAGATACGCACGTGAGGAGCATCTTTATAGTACTCTTCTAACACTGCTTCTTCATCAAAATCACCCTCTACCTGAATGTAAATAGAGCTGATCATACCACGAGTAAGAGGCACTAAATGTGGTACAAAGTTCACCTCTTCAAAGTCTACACCGAGTTTATCTGCAATCTCCGGTGCATGACGATGCATTAAAGGATTATATGCAAATAGATTGTCGTTTACATTGACAAAGTGTGTCGTCTCACTCAGTTTTTTTCCTGCTCCGCTCACACCCGTTTTTGCATCTACAATAATCGGAGTATGCTCTACACGATACTTCATAAAAGGCAGTAGCCCTAAAATTGCCGACGTCGGAAAACATCCAGGATTTGCTACTAGCTTTGCAGATTTTAGCTCTTGGCGGAAAAGCTCAGGAAGTCCGTATACACTGTGTTCTAAGTTTGCAACATCAGTATGTTCTGTGTAAAACGCTTCATATGTATATAAAGGGAGACGATAATCCGCTGAAAGGTCCACCACTTTAACACCGTTTGCGATCAACGGTTTTACATACGCCATAGCCGTTTTGTGAGGTAACGCCAAAAATACAAGTTCACATTCATTACTTGCTTGAGTAACACTTGCTTTTTGCACCTCTAAGTCACATACTCCTTTAAGTGAAGGATGCAGTTCATCTGCAGTAGTTTCACCCTCAGAGTTTGCAAGGTATGTAAGTTTAAAATTTGGATGTTTTACAAGCATTTTTACAAGTTCTAAACCTGTATAGCCGCTTGCTCCGATCACTCCTACATTAATGTGAGTCAAAAACAATCTCCTGATATTTTACTTCATCGATCTCAAATTCCATTTCACCGCCAGGAAGACGAACTTTTACATCATCCCCCTCCTCTTTTCCAAGAAGTTGTTTAGCAAGCGGAGAATTAAATGAGATAAGCCCCATGTCCGGGTTGCTTTCAGCACCGCCAACGATAGTATATGTCACCTCTTCGTCAGTATCTAAGTTTGTCATAATAACAGTTGAACCGAAACTCACTTTCGCATGTTCAAGCTCGCTAGGATCTACGATCTGTGCATTTCCTAAAAGCTCTTGCAGTTCCGCTAAACGGTTATCGATATTTTTTTGCATCTCTTTTGCTGCATGATACTCAGCATTTTCTTTTAGGTCACCGTGTTCTAGCGCTTCTTCGATCGCTTTTACAACACCTGGGCGCTTTACCTCTTTAAGATCTTTTACTTCAGCTTGTAATTTTTCATAGCCGAAAATTGTCATAGGTTCTACATTACTCATATCTTATCTTTTCCTAAATAATACTTTTATTGATTCTTCCCATAATTATAGCAAAATTAACTTTTTAAAGTAGAGAGATCAAACTCTATAGTTTTTGTTTGCTCTTCTATAGTGATTATACAGCCAGATTTACTGATCCTCTTCACACACTCTAGGTCATTTAAAAGTACCCTGCTCTCTTTGGTAAAAGGATCATACACTTGCAGTTTTAGATCCTCTATAAAGAAGATCCTTCCGCCGCCGCAACCATCACCTATAATCCCTTCACATACAAGAGGAGAATCTAGATTAAAACCATCCATCATCCATACAATCCTCTTTAGCCTCTTTCATAAACTCTAAATACTCTGAAGAGTTCTTGTCAACTGCCATATAATCTTGATGTGTGTACTCTTTAAAAACTTTTTCATCTATACAGATACATACTGTTTTATTCGCATCATTCTCACACACTGACAACATCTTCTCTTTTTGAGAATCCTCCCATCCAAAGTAAGAGTTGTAGTATGGATACAGCGTCCAGATTGCAAAACCTATAGTGATCACGATGTTAACGAGGAACTCCCCTTTTTTCGTCTCTCTGTAACGTTTCACGTCATAAGAGATCAAAAGTAAAAAAACTATCTCCAATCCTATAGTAAACCAATCAC
Above is a window of Sulfurimonas marina DNA encoding:
- a CDS encoding UDP-2,3-diacylglucosamine diphosphatase; its protein translation is MSRNLEIKEGAFVISDAHYSATRPELLEFIKAIHSKELSPTQLILMGDIFDALFGSIEYTYKDNTEMITLLKEIANEIEVIYLEGNHDFNLQAVFDNIKIYPIQKQPVLAACQDKKVYLAHGDFDAPLGYQLYTALIRNRVVLKILKPIDNFFNHFILNFVDQHLMKKDDCKELGWFDDFIRNRFKNRFECDYFIEGHFHQNKTLQLDGFSYVNLAAFACNQRYFIVKSLQNNTILEEKQFSKGI
- the argC gene encoding N-acetyl-gamma-glutamyl-phosphate reductase, producing the protein MTHINVGVIGASGYTGLELVKMLVKHPNFKLTYLANSEGETTADELHPSLKGVCDLEVQKASVTQASNECELVFLALPHKTAMAYVKPLIANGVKVVDLSADYRLPLYTYEAFYTEHTDVANLEHSVYGLPELFRQELKSAKLVANPGCFPTSAILGLLPFMKYRVEHTPIIVDAKTGVSGAGKKLSETTHFVNVNDNLFAYNPLMHRHAPEIADKLGVDFEEVNFVPHLVPLTRGMISSIYIQVEGDFDEEAVLEEYYKDAPHVRISKVPTTMKDVAGTNFCDIYAKRKGNMLFISSAIDNLMRGASSQAIVNANIMMGLAEDAGIPDIAYVP
- the greA gene encoding transcription elongation factor GreA, with product MSNVEPMTIFGYEKLQAEVKDLKEVKRPGVVKAIEEALEHGDLKENAEYHAAKEMQKNIDNRLAELQELLGNAQIVDPSELEHAKVSFGSTVIMTNLDTDEEVTYTIVGGAESNPDMGLISFNSPLAKQLLGKEEGDDVKVRLPGGEMEFEIDEVKYQEIVFDSH
- a CDS encoding thiamine biosynthesis protein ThiF is translated as MMDGFNLDSPLVCEGIIGDGCGGGRIFFIEDLKLQVYDPFTKESRVLLNDLECVKRISKSGCIITIEEQTKTIEFDLSTLKS